The Pedobacter frigiditerrae genomic sequence GACCATCTGAGCCAATTATTGTTGCTGGTGTAGAGCTTAAAAAAAGTTTTGAACCTTTAAAAGCCTCGATTGTGCCTCATGCACCTTATTCTGTTTCAGCATCTTTATTTAATGAAATTGAAAAAGTAACAACCGTTGATGATATTTTAAGTATCCACAACCAAGAAACAATTGGTGAGAACGAACTTTTTGAAAATGGGACAGGGAAATTTGCCGACTTTTTTGCCGAGCTCGGAATTGCACAAAGTGATGCCCATAATTCTGGAGCAAATTCATTGAAATATCACTTGCCAAAACTATCTAAAAAGGTAAATACCCTTTTAGTACATAATACATTTAGTAGCAAGGCTGATGTTGATTTTGCTAAACAAACCCATCAAAAATTATATTGGTGTTTATGTCCGAATGCAAATATTTACATCGAAAATAATTTGCCAGACGTAGATTTGTTAAAAAATGAAGGTTTAAAAATCACTTTAGGTACAGATAGTTTAGCCAGTAATCATCAATTAAGTATTTTGGCAGAGATGCAAACTTTACAAGACCAAAAAAATATTTCTTTTGAAGAGTCTTTAAAATGGGCAACTATAAATGGAGCGGAATTTTTAGGGATAAACTCGCAATACGGAAGTTTAGAAAAAGGGAAAAAACCTGGTATTGTTTTAATCAGCCTTGCCGAAGATGGAATGATAGAAAAAGAAACTACCATAAAACGATTATTTTAGCACAATGGCTAATCGCATTACAGAACTTTTCGACATTAAATATCCAATTATTCAGGCAGGAATGGTTTGGTGTAGTGGTTGGAAATTAGCGGCTGCTGTTTCTAATGCAGGCGGATTAGGTATTATTGGCGCAGGTTCAATGTATCCAGATGTTTTGCGTACTCATATTCAAAAATGTAAAGCAGCAACATCAAATCCTTTTGCAGTAAATGTTCCTTTGCTTTACCCTAATGTAGCCGAGATCATGAATATCTTGGTGGAAGAAGATGTGAAAATTGTTTTTACATCAGCAGGTAATCCAGCCACTTGGACAGCCTTTTTAAAAGATAAAAACATAACCGTAGTTCACGTTATTGCTAATACAAAATTTGCTTTAAAAGCAGAACAATGCGGTGTTGATGCTATTGTTGCTGAAGGTTTTGAAGCAGGTGGGCATAACGGACGAGAAGAAACGACTACACTTTGTTTAATTCCAATGATAAAGGCTGCGGTTAAAATTCCAGTTATTGCAGCAGGTGGAATTGGAAGCGGAAAAGCCATGTTAGCTGCTTTTGCTTTGGGCGCAGATGCCGTTCAGATTGGTTCTGCATTTGCAGTTGCTGAGGAATCTTCTGCTCATCCAAAATTTAAGGAAAAAATCATTTCTTCAGCCGAAGGCGATACCAAATTAAGGATGAAAAAGCTAGTTCCTGTACGTTTGCTTAAGAACGAATTTGCAGATGCGGTTGCTCAGGCAGAGGCTCAGGGTGCAAATACAGCAGAATTGATTGAACTTTTAGGTAGGGCAAGAGCAAAATTAGGTATGTTTGAAGGCGATATGGAAGAAGGTGAATTGGAGATTGGGCAAGTTTCTGCCATGTTGAATGAAATAAAACCCGCTGCTGAAATTTTAAATGAAATTTGGACTGAATTTGTGAAGGAAAAACAAAAATTACAGGCACTAGATTTTAATAATTAATTAAATGATTTATAAAAGAATATTAGCTTTAATAACAGTTATTCTGCTCGTGGTTGCTATTTATTTGGTAAGACAAAAAGCCAAAAATCAACCTCAACGAAAAGTAAATACAGAGATTAAGAGTAAGAAATAGTTAAAATGAAACACATCAATATAAAAGTAACAGGTAAAGTTCAAGGTGTTTTTTTTAGGGCAAGCACAAAAGCTGTTGCCGACCAAATGGGTGTAAAAGGTTTGGTTAAAAATCAAAAAGATGGCACTGTTTACATAGAAGCAGAGGCTGATGCTAGCACCTTAGAAATGTTCATTGATTGGTGTAATGAAGGGCCAGAAAAAGCTAAAGTAGAAAATGTGGAAGTTGTAGATGGAGAACTTAAAAATTATCGCAACTTTGAAGTTGTAAAAAAGAACTTGCTGTGGTAGAACATTGCTCAATTGTTAAATTGCTAGATTGTTGGAATTGCTCTCAAATCTCACATCTCATATCTCAATACTAGAAGATGTCTGTATATAAAAAATTTGCTAGTCAAACGATGATTTATGGTATTAGCACCATATTCTCTAGATTATTTAATTTTATTCTTACCCCAATTTACACCAGTGTTTATGCACAAGGCGTGTACGGGATTTTTACGAAAATGTTCAGCTATGCTTCCATTATCAATGCAATTTTGGCATTTGGTATGGAAACTACTTTTTTTCGTTACCTCAACAAACACGAAGATAAAAAGCAAGAAGTTTACAATAATAGTTTTTTGGTTATTGCATTTATCTCAGTTCTTTTTTTAATAACAGGCTTAGTTTTTACAGACTATATTACAAAATTCACCTCTAGTAGCGAAAGCCATTCCAGCTATGAAGACCAAAGAAAATACGTTCAGTATTTAATATGGATTTTATTTACCGATGCCATTTGTGTAATACCATTTGCCAAGTTACGAGCAGATGGAAGACCAATTAAATACAGCGTCGTTAAATTTTTCAATATCGGCGTTTTTGTAGGGCTTAACTTAGTTTTTATCTATGTTATACCAGCATTTATTAAACACGATTTAGCAGGGGCAGAATGGTTTGCCACTTGGTTCGAACCTAACTGGATTGGTTATGTTTTCATAGCGAATCTGGTAGCCAGCATATCCACATTTTTATTATTACTTCCAGAATTTGGGGCCCTTCAGCTAAAGTTTGATAAGCAACTTTTCTATAAAATGTTAGCCTATAGTTGGCCGATTTTGGTAGCTAATCTATCGTTCATCATCAATGAAAATCTAGATAAGATATTACTAGGCAAGTATCTTCCTGCAAAAATTGCAGATATTGAAACCGGTATTTATGGCGCAGTTTGTAAGCTCGCAATCTTTATCAGCATTTTTAATACGGCCTTTAGGCTTGGGGCAGAACCTTTCTTTTTTAGTCACGCTAAAAATGAAAATGCGAAAACTACCTATGCCAATATTCTTAACTATTTTGTGTTGGCTCTAGCTATTTTGTTTGTTGGTTTAATAGCAAACATTGACCTAATTAAACATTTTATTGATGAAAAATATTGGGTGGGTTTGCCAGCAGTTCCATACTTGCTTTTTGGCTACGTTTGCCTAGGTATTTATATGAATTTATCGGTTTGGTATCGCTTGTCAGACCAAACTCGTTATGGGCTATATATTTCTTTGGTTGGTGCGGTTTTCACTATTGTGATGAATATTATTTTTATCCCTAAATACAGTTACATGGCATCTGCTTGGGTAAGTATGATGGCTTATTTTATCATCATGGTAATCTCTTATGTATTGGGACAGAAATTTTATCCAATACCTTACAATTTAAAAAGAATGATTGCTTATTTAAGCATCTCGCTGATTTTGGTATATTTATCATTCTATGTATTTGAGCAAAATATTTACATTGGAAACGGACTTTTGCTAGTGTTTCTAGCTGGAATATATTTTATGGAAAAAGATAACGTTAAAAGAATACTGACAACAAAATAATGAATATTAAAATCATCAATCACTCTACACATCCATTGCCTGCTTACGAAACAGCACATGCGGCAGGAATGGATTTAAGGGCTTTTACTCCAGAACAAATTACAATTAAACCTTTACAACGACTTTTAGTTCCAACTGGTTTACATATAGAATTACCAATTGGTTACGAAGCGCAAATTAGACCGCGTAGTGGCTTGGCATTTAAACACGGAATTGGAATTGTTAATTCGCCTGGAACTATAGATGCTGATTATCGTGGTGAGATAAAAGTATTATTAGTGAATTTATCAGATACTGATTTTACAATTAATGATGGCGATAGGATTGCACAGATGGTAATTGCAAAACACGAAACCATTAGTTGGGAAAATGTAGAAGAATTAAGTGATACGGCTCGTGGAGCTGGAGGTTATGGTCATACGGGGAAATAAAATTTTGAATTATTGAATTTTGAATGACAGCATTAAAGAAGATTTATAAATTAAAGGCATCCTAGATTCACTCATTTAATCACTCAAAATTCAATAATTAATTAAAAAATGAAGTTCAGCTTAACATTTCTTTTCTTGCTTTTTGTAAACATTAATTTGTTTGCGCAAGAACCTCCGCTTCCAGAAAGTAGAGAAGGCAATGTAGTAAAAGAACTTTTTTTTGCAGGCATCAAAGAAAAAATGGCTGAGAATTATGCCAATGCGGGCACTAATTTCACCAAAATTATTGCGCTTGATGGTAAAAATGATGCTGCTTATTTTGAGTTGGCGACGGTAAACTATCGCCAGAATAAATTGCTAGATGCCGAAACTTCCATAAAAAAGGCAATTGAAATTAACCCCAAAAACGTTTGGTATTTAAAACTTCAAGCAGAGATATATAAACGAAATGGCAATATGGATGCGCTTGTTCAAGTTTTTAATCAGCTTATCCAATTAGAGCCAGAAGAAGACAATTATTATTTCGACAAGGCAAATGCACTTTTCATTTCGGGTAAAGTTGAAGAATCAAAAGCAGTTTATGATGAGATTGAAAAAAAGTTCGGCTCATCTAAAGATTTAATCTTGGCGAAACAACGCGTAACCATACAAAGCAGCACTACGCCGAACAACGATGACATTAATAAGTTGTTGGCAGAAAATCCGACTGATGTAAAAAACATGCTTTATTTAAGCGGCATCTTGTTAGAGAAGAATAAAAAGGATGATGCCATCGCTATGTTACTAAAAGCGAAAGCCTTGGAGCCAGATAATTTCGAAGTCGATTTGGCAATGGCTGATATCTATCAATCGCAGAAAAAAAATGAGTTAGCGATTGTTCCTTTAAAATCTGCTTTTGCAAATCCTCAAATGCCTATCGCTAATAAAATTAAAATCGTTAGCTCAATGTTGCCACGATTTAGTAATCAATTAGTGGCTAAAGATGCAGCAGATTTAGCAGAAATAGCGGTAAAAACTCATCAAGCAGATGCTAAGTTATTGCTTTTATATGGCGATGTACTTTACCAGCAAGGAAATTTAAAAGAGGCAAAAGAAAAATATCAGGCTGCACTAAAAATATCAGACCAGTTGTATTTAGCTTGGGAAAAATTGTTAGGTGTTCAAACTTTGATGGGCTTGTACACAGAAGCGATAAAAACAGGTGAGGATGCTTTATCGATTTATCCAAATCAGGCTATTTTGTATTATTACAGGGCTTTTGCCTTGCACAGGAATGGTCAGAATGCAGAAGCTGGATTAGAAATTAAATCGGCTTTGCTATTAGATGGGGATGATAATAATTTAAAGGCGATGATTTTTGCTTTACAGGCCGAAGTGTTGATTGACCAAGAAAAACTGAAAGAAGCGGACGCAGCATTTGATAAAGCC encodes the following:
- a CDS encoding amidohydrolase family protein; translated protein: MEAHITADWIFPVNSPPIKNGVIGLNEDGSIFAILSAEDAKGIENIKHYDGIIVPGFINTHCHLELSHLRGKIEEKTGLTAFIKQILSQRQQPEEEIISAMQNADTEMYNNGIVAVGDISNLLISKSVKLKSKIYYHTFVEVFGFNRPSEPIIVAGVELKKSFEPLKASIVPHAPYSVSASLFNEIEKVTTVDDILSIHNQETIGENELFENGTGKFADFFAELGIAQSDAHNSGANSLKYHLPKLSKKVNTLLVHNTFSSKADVDFAKQTHQKLYWCLCPNANIYIENNLPDVDLLKNEGLKITLGTDSLASNHQLSILAEMQTLQDQKNISFEESLKWATINGAEFLGINSQYGSLEKGKKPGIVLISLAEDGMIEKETTIKRLF
- a CDS encoding nitronate monooxygenase, whose amino-acid sequence is MANRITELFDIKYPIIQAGMVWCSGWKLAAAVSNAGGLGIIGAGSMYPDVLRTHIQKCKAATSNPFAVNVPLLYPNVAEIMNILVEEDVKIVFTSAGNPATWTAFLKDKNITVVHVIANTKFALKAEQCGVDAIVAEGFEAGGHNGREETTTLCLIPMIKAAVKIPVIAAGGIGSGKAMLAAFALGADAVQIGSAFAVAEESSAHPKFKEKIISSAEGDTKLRMKKLVPVRLLKNEFADAVAQAEAQGANTAELIELLGRARAKLGMFEGDMEEGELEIGQVSAMLNEIKPAAEILNEIWTEFVKEKQKLQALDFNN
- a CDS encoding acylphosphatase, producing MKHINIKVTGKVQGVFFRASTKAVADQMGVKGLVKNQKDGTVYIEAEADASTLEMFIDWCNEGPEKAKVENVEVVDGELKNYRNFEVVKKNLLW
- a CDS encoding lipopolysaccharide biosynthesis protein, with protein sequence MSVYKKFASQTMIYGISTIFSRLFNFILTPIYTSVYAQGVYGIFTKMFSYASIINAILAFGMETTFFRYLNKHEDKKQEVYNNSFLVIAFISVLFLITGLVFTDYITKFTSSSESHSSYEDQRKYVQYLIWILFTDAICVIPFAKLRADGRPIKYSVVKFFNIGVFVGLNLVFIYVIPAFIKHDLAGAEWFATWFEPNWIGYVFIANLVASISTFLLLLPEFGALQLKFDKQLFYKMLAYSWPILVANLSFIINENLDKILLGKYLPAKIADIETGIYGAVCKLAIFISIFNTAFRLGAEPFFFSHAKNENAKTTYANILNYFVLALAILFVGLIANIDLIKHFIDEKYWVGLPAVPYLLFGYVCLGIYMNLSVWYRLSDQTRYGLYISLVGAVFTIVMNIIFIPKYSYMASAWVSMMAYFIIMVISYVLGQKFYPIPYNLKRMIAYLSISLILVYLSFYVFEQNIYIGNGLLLVFLAGIYFMEKDNVKRILTTK
- the dut gene encoding dUTP diphosphatase, which produces MNIKIINHSTHPLPAYETAHAAGMDLRAFTPEQITIKPLQRLLVPTGLHIELPIGYEAQIRPRSGLAFKHGIGIVNSPGTIDADYRGEIKVLLVNLSDTDFTINDGDRIAQMVIAKHETISWENVEELSDTARGAGGYGHTGK
- a CDS encoding tetratricopeptide repeat protein: MKFSLTFLFLLFVNINLFAQEPPLPESREGNVVKELFFAGIKEKMAENYANAGTNFTKIIALDGKNDAAYFELATVNYRQNKLLDAETSIKKAIEINPKNVWYLKLQAEIYKRNGNMDALVQVFNQLIQLEPEEDNYYFDKANALFISGKVEESKAVYDEIEKKFGSSKDLILAKQRVTIQSSTTPNNDDINKLLAENPTDVKNMLYLSGILLEKNKKDDAIAMLLKAKALEPDNFEVDLAMADIYQSQKKNELAIVPLKSAFANPQMPIANKIKIVSSMLPRFSNQLVAKDAADLAEIAVKTHQADAKLLLLYGDVLYQQGNLKEAKEKYQAALKISDQLYLAWEKLLGVQTLMGLYTEAIKTGEDALSIYPNQAILYYYRAFALHRNGQNAEAGLEIKSALLLDGDDNNLKAMIFALQAEVLIDQEKLKEADAAFDKAVSLAPDNYLTSSNYAYYLALRNQNLAKAETLAAKAAMALPKNASVLDTYAIVLFKLGKYDLALSWIEKALQNNEASNPVYLEHYGDILFLKGEKDKAIVQWQKAKQAGNDSEKLNKKINEKKYIK